One stretch of Novosphingobium pentaromativorans US6-1 DNA includes these proteins:
- a CDS encoding hydroxyacid dehydrogenase, producing MKVVVFETEEWEHQACLRLEPQHEVECTRERLDPHTAAPYASTEIVSTFVNSQLGADVLTQFPRLKLIATRSTGYDHIDLDWCKAHGVAVANVPDYGDSTVAEHAFALLLAVARNLVESVERTRRGDFSQTGLRGFELRGKTLGVIGTGRIGRRAIEIARGLGMDVVAYDLYPDEDAATQLGFRYADLDEVLAGADALTLHVPATAGTASLISDREFALMKPDVILINTARGNIVDVPALVRALSDGRVKAAGLDVLPQEPLVREEAQIFRETSTDGYDLKALVANHVLLRFPNVIVTPHIAYNTQSAVRRIIETTVENIEAFGRGEPRHLVSLA from the coding sequence ATGAAGGTCGTCGTGTTCGAGACAGAAGAGTGGGAACACCAAGCCTGTCTGCGGCTTGAACCCCAGCATGAGGTCGAATGCACACGCGAGCGCCTCGACCCACATACGGCCGCGCCCTACGCTTCCACAGAAATCGTAAGCACCTTCGTGAACTCGCAGCTCGGTGCCGATGTGCTGACCCAGTTCCCGCGTCTCAAGCTGATCGCAACCCGATCTACCGGATACGATCATATCGATTTGGACTGGTGCAAGGCGCACGGTGTCGCGGTAGCGAACGTACCCGACTATGGCGATTCGACCGTGGCGGAACATGCCTTCGCCCTGCTCCTGGCCGTCGCGCGCAATCTGGTCGAGTCGGTAGAGCGTACGCGACGCGGCGATTTCTCTCAGACCGGGCTGCGCGGTTTCGAACTGCGCGGCAAGACGCTCGGCGTCATCGGGACTGGTCGTATCGGGCGCCGTGCGATTGAGATTGCGCGCGGTCTTGGCATGGATGTCGTGGCATACGATCTCTATCCGGATGAAGACGCGGCAACACAACTCGGGTTTCGTTATGCCGATTTAGACGAGGTTCTCGCAGGTGCGGATGCGCTGACACTCCACGTGCCGGCGACCGCCGGAACCGCGAGTCTCATATCCGATCGCGAGTTCGCTCTAATGAAGCCGGACGTCATCCTCATCAACACCGCACGGGGCAATATCGTCGATGTCCCAGCACTGGTGCGGGCGCTGTCCGACGGCAGGGTTAAAGCGGCAGGGCTCGACGTCCTGCCTCAGGAGCCCCTGGTGCGCGAGGAAGCGCAGATCTTTCGCGAGACCTCGACCGACGGCTACGATCTGAAGGCGCTCGTCGCCAATCACGTTCTCCTGCGCTTCCCGAACGTGATTGTGACGCCGCATATTGCCTACAACACTCAGAGTGCTGTCCGGCGCATCATCGAGACTACGGTAGAGAATATCGAGGCGTTCGGGCGGGGAGAACCGCGCCACCTCGTCTCTCTTGCCTAA